In Hippocampus zosterae strain Florida chromosome 3, ASM2543408v3, whole genome shotgun sequence, a genomic segment contains:
- the LOC127598048 gene encoding tetraspanin-18-like produces the protein MGHGEASARGTTVMTGDCLTCVKYLMLIFNTFLVMAGCFLLGVGLLVLFGTAVLSEMLMQHPVLSKTVFAVLGIGSLLFLLGFVGCCGALRENRCLLFFFFMLIFIVFIAELAAGVWAYTQRQKFFVEDLQKEMREKYQGYAPDDKYTTIWNKWMVQHECCGINGLEDFEGSLFRRKYNHTVPPACCLQRSPTGNLEHADRDKCLNGSQDHINVQGCYKAGFKTYEVYLYLAGALFILVLTFELLAMSVAMCLFRGLQSL, from the exons ATG gGACATGGAGAGGCTTCAGCGCGAGGGACAACAGTCATGACGGGGGACTGTCTAACATGCGTCAAGTACCTCATGTTGATCTTCAATACCTTCCTCGTT ATGGCAGGGTGTTTCCTCCTCGGTGTGGGAttgttggtgttgtttggcACAGCAGTGTTGAGTGAAATGTTGATGCAACACCCCGTTCTCTCAAAAACCGTCTTCGCCGTGCTGGGTATTGGATCCTTGCTCTTCCTTCTGGGCTTCGTGGGCTGCTGCGGAGCCCTCCGTGAAAATAGGTGTCTGCTCTTCTTC TTCTTCATGCTCATCTTCATCGTCTTCATAGCAGAGCTGGCCGCTGGAGTTTGGGCCTACACACAGCGTCAAAAG TTCTTTGTTGAAGATTTACAAAAAGAGATGCGCGAAAAGTACCAGGGCTACGCCCCCGACGATAAGTACACgacaatatggaataaatggaTGGTTCAA CATGAGTGCTGTGGCATAAATGGTTTAGAAGATTTTGAGGGCAGTCTGTTTCGTCGAAAATACAATCACACAGTTCCACCCGCCTGCTGCCTGCAGCGCAGCCCGACCGGGAATTTGGAGCATGCTGATCGGGATAAATGCCTGAATGGCTCGCAAGATCATATCAACGTACAG GGTTGTTATAAAGCAGGCTTCAAAACCTATGAAGTTTACCTCTATTTAGCGGGAGCGTTGTTCATTCTGGTGCTGACCTTTGAG CTTCTCGCCATGTCCGTGGCTATGTGCCTCTTCAGGGGACTTCAATCTCTGTAG
- the LOC127598058 gene encoding tetraspanin-18-like encodes MDDVVTHVERFFQCPQADKGKVECTELAEEEALSIQQRKMRTRVEPASYGSRPESLRTEQFPPSRHYHHHAIVVPPSRDKTVMTGDCLKSVKYTMLILNTFFFVAGVLLLGVGLLVELGTRIVGELIETHPLLSKILHFVMAVGSLLFLLGLLGWCGALRENRCVLLLYFAFISSIFLAQIGFGIFAITQWGTLSQQSLSATLTANYKRGNMDDRYTSVWRKIMHDFSCCGVRGVEDFGDQVPLACCRRGNTTCDRDTAYALGCFEALYNSYTIYMYTAGALVITVMIVELITLSISMCLFRGLRPK; translated from the exons ATGGACGATGTTGTCACGCACGTTGAACGTTTTTTTCAGTGCCCTCAAGCCGACAAAG GAAAAGTAGAGTGCACTGAGCTTGCTGAGGAAGAAGCTCTTTCCATTCAACAACGGAAGATGCGCACTCGCGTAGAGCCTGCTTCTTATGGAAGCAGGCCAGAGTCACTCCGCACGGAACAGTTTCCACCCTCGCGGCACTACCATCATCAT GCGATTGTCGTGCCTCCATCGCGAGATAAAACAGTCATGACGGGTGACTGTCTGAAAAGCGTCAAGTATACCATGTTAATCCTCAATACCTTCTTTTTT GTGGCTGGGGTATTACTCTTGGGTGTAGGATTGCTGGTGGAGTTGGGCACGAGAATTGTAGGTGAACTGATAGAGACACACCCCTTGCTCTCAAAAATCCTCCACTTTGTGATGGCCGTCGGATCCTTGCTCTTCCTTCTGGGCCTCCTGGGCTGGTGCGGAGCCCTCCGTGAAAATAGATGTGTGCTCCTTCTC TACTTCGCGTTCATCAGCTCCATCTTCTTAGCACAGATAGGTTTTGGGATTTTTGCCATCACACAGTGGGGAACG TTATCTCAACAGTCGTTAAGTGCGACGTTAACCGCTAATTATAAACGCGGAAACATGGACGACCGTTACACATCGGTGTGGAGGAAAATTATGCATGAT TTCAGCTGTTGTGGCGTAAGAGGCGTCGAGGATTTTGGAGACCAGGTCCCCCTCGCCTGCTGCAGACGAGGCAACACCACGTGTGACAGAGACACAGCATATGCATTG GGTTGTTTCGAAGCACTCTACAATTCCTACACCATTTACATGTATACCGCGGGAGCATTGGTCATTACAGTGATGATCGTTGAG CTCATAACCTTGTCCATTTCGATGTGCCTCTTCAGGGGACTGCGGCCTAAATAG